One Myxosarcina sp. GI1 genomic window carries:
- a CDS encoding NAD(+) kinase — MPKPKAGIIYNDIKPIACKVATEIQAKLVDCGWETFMATGAGGILEYSTPGSPVCHTRIEQLTPSNFDHDLEFAIVLGGDGTVLSAFRQLAPCGIPLLTVNTGHMGFLTETYLNHLPQALEKLLERDYEIEERSMLAVKVFRNQALLWEALSLNEMVLHREPLTSMCHFEIQIGSHAPVDIAADGVIISTPTGSTAYSLSAGGPVVTPEVPVLQLAPICPHSLASRTLVFSDREPVNVFPATSYRMVMVVDGNGGCYILPDDRINIEKSIYKARFIRLQPQEFFRILREKLGWGLPHIAKPTSVELP, encoded by the coding sequence GTGCCAAAGCCAAAAGCCGGCATTATTTATAATGATATCAAGCCTATAGCTTGCAAAGTTGCCACAGAAATTCAAGCTAAATTAGTCGATTGCGGTTGGGAAACATTTATGGCTACAGGAGCGGGAGGTATACTAGAGTACTCTACGCCTGGCAGTCCAGTTTGCCATACTCGAATCGAGCAATTGACTCCGTCCAACTTCGACCACGATTTGGAATTTGCTATTGTCTTAGGCGGTGACGGAACAGTTTTATCTGCATTTCGGCAACTCGCTCCCTGTGGAATTCCTTTATTGACCGTCAACACGGGACACATGGGATTTCTTACCGAGACTTACCTCAATCATCTACCTCAGGCGTTAGAAAAACTGCTCGAACGGGACTATGAAATTGAAGAGCGGTCTATGCTCGCGGTAAAAGTATTTCGTAACCAAGCTTTATTGTGGGAAGCTTTGAGCTTGAATGAAATGGTCTTACACCGCGAACCTTTGACCAGCATGTGTCATTTTGAGATTCAAATTGGCAGCCACGCTCCTGTAGATATTGCTGCCGATGGAGTTATTATTTCTACTCCTACAGGGTCTACAGCTTACTCTCTTAGCGCGGGTGGTCCTGTGGTAACGCCAGAAGTTCCCGTGTTACAGCTAGCACCAATTTGCCCTCATTCTCTGGCATCTCGTACTTTAGTATTTAGCGATCGCGAACCTGTTAATGTATTCCCGGCTACCTCCTACCGTATGGTAATGGTAGTAGATGGCAATGGAGGTTGTTACATTTTGCCCGATGACCGCATCAATATTGAAAAGTCAATCTACAAAGCTCGCTTTATTCGCCTGCAACCGCAAGAATTTTTCCGAATTCTTAGGGAAAAATTGGGTTGGGGTTTGCCTCATATAGCCAAACCAACTTCCGTGGAACTTCCTTAG
- the nblR gene encoding response regulator transcription factor NblR: protein MVTSEMATDTNAAILLLTDSMFARQASMDLQAAGYSTAIERVEKGWQQLSELNPAMVVLDKSWTGKSGLNFCHQLRSSGTRIPILMLIERETIEERVACLEAGADDYLLKPYKKEALLELVYLYLQPATEVKEQLRFGKLVLDLSTRQAIRNGSAIDLTMKEFELLKYLMSNPGKVLSRDEIIENVWGYDYQGESNVIEVYIRYLRLKIETKEQKRLIQTVRGVGYVLREP, encoded by the coding sequence ATGGTTACTAGTGAGATGGCAACCGATACTAATGCAGCTATTTTATTGCTAACAGATAGTATGTTTGCTCGTCAGGCAAGTATGGATTTGCAGGCGGCGGGTTATTCTACGGCAATTGAAAGAGTAGAAAAAGGCTGGCAACAATTGAGCGAGCTAAATCCAGCTATGGTAGTTTTAGACAAATCTTGGACTGGTAAGTCTGGGCTGAATTTTTGCCATCAGTTAAGAAGTTCGGGTACTCGCATTCCCATACTAATGCTAATCGAGCGAGAGACAATAGAAGAACGAGTAGCCTGTTTGGAGGCAGGTGCAGACGATTATTTGTTAAAGCCTTATAAAAAAGAAGCATTATTAGAGTTGGTTTATCTTTATTTACAGCCTGCAACAGAGGTTAAAGAACAGTTGCGTTTTGGTAAGCTAGTTTTGGATTTGAGTACCAGGCAAGCAATTAGAAATGGTTCGGCTATCGATCTAACCATGAAAGAGTTTGAGCTACTTAAATATTTAATGTCTAATCCAGGTAAAGTACTGTCAAGGGATGAAATTATTGAAAATGTATGGGGCTATGACTATCAAGGCGAATCAAACGTAATTGAAGTTTATATCCGCTATTTAAGGCTCAAAATTGAAACTAAAGAGCAAAAGCGATTGATTCAAACTGTTAGAGGAGTTGGCTACGTACTTAGAGAACCATAA
- a CDS encoding DUF2949 domain-containing protein codes for MKPTIYAKFIKFLTEELAIPIDSIEVVQRTVEQNHAPIPMILWQYGLVTLEELDRIYDWLEGKTKTDISY; via the coding sequence ATGAAACCTACTATATATGCCAAATTTATTAAGTTTTTGACAGAAGAATTAGCCATACCAATAGATTCTATTGAAGTCGTGCAGCGTACTGTAGAACAAAACCATGCTCCTATACCCATGATTTTGTGGCAGTATGGTTTAGTAACATTAGAAGAACTAGATCGAATCTATGATTGGTTAGAAGGTAAAACTAAAACAGATATTAGCTATTAG
- a CDS encoding competence/damage-inducible protein A → MSAEIICVGTELLLGDILNTNCQYLALELASLGIPHYYQTVVGDNVSRLRKVIETATQRASILIFTGGLGPTPDDLTTATIAAVFDAKLVENAVIVADIEKKFAQIGRKMSPSNRKQALVPVGAKTLPNPTGTAPGIIWQPQSNLTILTFPGVPSEMRRMWQETAVPFLKSQGWGKNTIYSQMLRFRGIGESALAEKVAYLFESDNPTVAPYAGKGEVRLRISAKAQTEAEAIALIEPVAAQVREIAGADYFGSDEDTLASVVGKLLSEAGQTISVAESCTGGGLGEMITATPGSSNYFLGGIIAYANEVKVNLLKVNTKDLNQKGAVSATVAEQMALGVKQTLSSDWGISITGVAGPGGGTENKPVGLVYIGFATPEGKVESIEHRFGDRRSRDLVRHFSACNALDYLRRRLLRV, encoded by the coding sequence ATGAGTGCAGAGATTATTTGTGTAGGTACAGAGCTATTGTTGGGCGATATTCTTAATACTAACTGTCAGTATTTGGCATTAGAGTTAGCTAGTCTGGGTATTCCTCACTATTATCAAACCGTAGTCGGAGATAATGTATCGCGCTTGCGAAAGGTCATTGAAACTGCTACTCAACGCGCTTCAATTTTAATTTTTACTGGCGGATTGGGTCCTACTCCTGACGACTTGACAACAGCCACGATTGCTGCTGTATTTGACGCTAAATTAGTAGAAAATGCAGTAATAGTTGCCGACATCGAGAAAAAGTTTGCTCAAATCGGGCGTAAAATGTCCCCCAGCAATCGCAAACAAGCATTAGTTCCCGTTGGTGCCAAAACGCTGCCCAATCCTACAGGAACTGCCCCAGGTATTATTTGGCAACCTCAATCCAATTTAACTATTTTGACTTTTCCAGGAGTACCTTCGGAAATGCGACGTATGTGGCAGGAAACTGCCGTTCCGTTTCTCAAAAGTCAAGGCTGGGGAAAAAATACTATTTATAGCCAGATGCTGCGTTTTCGCGGTATTGGTGAATCGGCTCTCGCCGAAAAAGTCGCTTATTTATTTGAGTCGGATAATCCAACTGTAGCTCCTTATGCTGGTAAAGGTGAGGTACGCTTGCGAATTTCAGCCAAAGCCCAAACCGAAGCTGAAGCGATCGCGCTAATCGAACCTGTAGCAGCTCAAGTTCGAGAAATTGCTGGAGCAGATTATTTTGGCAGCGATGAAGATACTTTGGCTTCGGTAGTAGGCAAACTGTTGTCTGAAGCAGGACAGACTATTAGCGTTGCCGAATCTTGTACTGGCGGAGGTTTGGGAGAAATGATTACTGCTACACCCGGAAGTTCGAATTATTTTTTGGGGGGAATTATTGCCTACGCCAATGAAGTAAAAGTTAATCTATTGAAGGTCAATACCAAAGATTTGAACCAAAAAGGGGCGGTTAGTGCCACTGTTGCCGAGCAAATGGCTTTGGGAGTCAAACAAACTTTATCTTCTGATTGGGGAATTAGTATTACGGGGGTAGCTGGTCCTGGAGGCGGTACGGAAAACAAACCTGTAGGGTTGGTATATATTGGCTTTGCTACTCCAGAAGGCAAAGTAGAAAGTATCGAACACCGTTTTGGCGATCGCCGAAGTCGTGACTTAGTGCGTCATTTTAGTGCTTGTAATGCTTTAGATTATTTGCGCCGTCGACTTTTAAGGGTTTGA
- a CDS encoding glycosyltransferase family 4 protein, giving the protein MPAELFHLIAFLISVTVVLWTIPDVKNLGLKLGMVDRPNARKIHKDPVVRVGGISIFIGTITALLIVWRLGGFASVSMGREGEIWAVIMGSIFYFAIGFADDLFNLTPISRLLMQVIVAAVCWLMGVRIDFLSVPFDGLIQVGWLSLPVTVIWLVGMANAINWIDGVDGLAAGVSGIAAVVMLVVTLFMHQSAAALIAAALAGGALGFLRYNFNPAQIFMGDGGAYFMGFTLAAVGAIGLVKTTAITAVLLPYLILAVPILDMSAVILSRISKGKSPFIADKSHLHHWLLKAGISQRQTVLFIYALTLWVGSLAMGFSNIPSGWGYAIGATMLLVYIGWQVWRSTKKQNN; this is encoded by the coding sequence ATGCCTGCGGAACTATTTCATCTAATTGCCTTTCTAATTTCTGTTACCGTCGTGCTGTGGACAATTCCCGATGTTAAGAATCTCGGTCTTAAATTAGGTATGGTAGATCGACCTAACGCCCGCAAAATTCACAAAGATCCAGTCGTTCGTGTCGGTGGAATCTCAATATTTATCGGCACGATTACCGCATTGTTAATTGTCTGGCGATTGGGCGGCTTTGCTTCTGTTTCTATGGGTAGAGAAGGTGAAATTTGGGCGGTAATTATGGGCAGTATTTTTTATTTTGCCATTGGTTTTGCAGACGATTTATTTAATTTAACTCCAATTTCACGCTTGCTAATGCAGGTAATAGTAGCTGCCGTTTGCTGGTTAATGGGGGTCAGAATTGATTTTCTTTCTGTTCCTTTTGATGGCTTGATTCAAGTTGGTTGGCTGAGTCTGCCCGTTACCGTTATCTGGCTGGTGGGAATGGCTAATGCCATCAATTGGATTGACGGGGTCGATGGTTTAGCAGCAGGGGTTTCGGGAATTGCTGCCGTAGTTATGTTAGTAGTTACTCTATTTATGCACCAATCAGCCGCTGCTTTAATCGCTGCGGCATTGGCTGGTGGTGCTTTGGGATTTCTACGATATAATTTTAATCCCGCTCAAATTTTTATGGGAGATGGGGGAGCCTATTTTATGGGCTTTACCCTGGCAGCAGTGGGAGCGATCGGTTTGGTTAAAACTACCGCAATTACTGCCGTACTGTTACCATATCTAATTTTGGCAGTACCAATACTAGATATGTCAGCGGTAATTTTATCTCGCATCAGTAAAGGAAAATCTCCTTTCATTGCCGATAAAAGCCATCTCCATCACTGGCTACTCAAAGCGGGAATTTCTCAAAGACAAACTGTGCTGTTTATTTACGCTCTAACTCTATGGGTGGGCAGTTTGGCAATGGGCTTTTCTAATATTCCTAGCGGTTGGGGATATGCTATCGGTGCGACTATGTTGCTTGTCTATATCGGTTGGCAGGTGTGGCGCAGCACTAAAAAACAAAACAATTAG